In Colwellia sp. M166, a genomic segment contains:
- a CDS encoding NAD(P)/FAD-dependent oxidoreductase → MSNTIPKIVVIGGGAGGLELVTQLGHKLGRKKHADILLIDKNRTHIWKPLLHEVATGSIDPDLDGVVYSAHAAKHHYRFQLGTFYQLDQSKKCITLAPLSDDLGHAILPERTVHYDYLVIAVGSVSNDFNTPGIKEHCYFLDSNQQAERFQHTLLDSFTRLHQDDNQQQSLNIAIVGAGATGVELSAELYHVSELLKLYGLTNMSSKRLHIHLIEAGPRILPALPERIAISAKRELLKLGVNVREQTQVKEASAQGFITKDDEHINADIMLWAAGVKAPDFIKDLAVFELTRSNQIQVNQFLQSTVDDSIFVLGDCCAFTLDDGKQVPPRAQSAHQMAQCIEKNLIATLKQQPLIKFKYNDYGSLVNLSRYSTVGNLMGNLTSNSFFIEGKIARFMYVSLYRMHQLAIHGGAKTLALWISEKILRVVRPKMKLH, encoded by the coding sequence ATGAGCAACACCATACCTAAAATCGTCGTTATTGGCGGTGGAGCCGGTGGATTAGAGCTGGTAACTCAATTAGGACATAAGCTAGGAAGAAAAAAGCACGCAGATATACTCCTTATTGATAAGAATCGTACCCATATTTGGAAGCCATTACTACATGAAGTTGCAACGGGCTCTATTGATCCCGATTTAGATGGTGTGGTTTATTCTGCTCATGCTGCTAAGCATCATTACCGATTCCAGTTAGGTACTTTTTACCAACTTGATCAAAGCAAAAAATGTATTACTCTAGCGCCACTTTCTGACGACTTAGGCCATGCTATTTTACCTGAGCGAACTGTACATTATGACTACCTTGTTATTGCAGTTGGCAGCGTAAGTAACGATTTTAATACCCCTGGCATTAAAGAACATTGCTACTTTTTAGATTCAAATCAGCAAGCAGAACGTTTTCAGCATACCTTACTTGATAGCTTTACTCGTTTACATCAAGACGACAACCAACAACAATCTCTCAATATTGCCATTGTAGGTGCTGGCGCAACTGGGGTTGAGCTTTCAGCCGAGCTATATCATGTATCAGAGCTGTTAAAGTTATATGGTTTAACTAACATGTCTTCTAAGCGCCTACATATTCACTTAATTGAGGCAGGTCCGCGTATTTTACCCGCGCTGCCTGAGCGTATTGCCATTAGTGCCAAACGCGAATTATTAAAGCTGGGTGTGAATGTGCGTGAACAAACGCAAGTAAAAGAAGCCAGTGCGCAAGGCTTTATTACCAAAGATGATGAGCATATTAATGCTGACATTATGTTATGGGCAGCAGGTGTTAAAGCCCCTGACTTTATCAAAGACTTAGCTGTGTTTGAGCTCACCCGTAGTAATCAAATTCAGGTAAACCAATTTTTACAAAGCACAGTCGATGACAGTATTTTTGTTTTAGGTGATTGCTGTGCCTTTACGTTAGACGATGGTAAGCAAGTGCCACCTCGTGCACAATCAGCACATCAAATGGCACAATGTATTGAAAAAAACCTTATTGCGACACTAAAACAGCAACCATTGATAAAATTTAAGTACAACGACTATGGTTCATTGGTTAATTTATCGCGCTACAGCACGGTAGGTAACTTAATGGGTAACCTCACCAGTAATAGCTTTTTTATTGAAGGTAAAATTGCCCGCTTTATGTATGTGTCGTTATATCGAATGCATCAACTTGCTATTCATGGCGGCGCTAAAACCTTGGCGTTGTGGATCAGCGAAAAAATACTGCGCGTCGTACGTCCAAAAATGAAGTTACATTAA
- a CDS encoding peroxiredoxin, which yields MIQVNATMPTGQLQELKDGEMISHDTSELFANKKVVMFAVPGAFTPTCSAAHLPGYVVSADELKTKGIDAIICLSVNDAFVMAAWGTAQNAENLMMLADGDGSYTKALGLEMETAAFGGLRSQRYSMIIDNGVVTSLNIEKPQEFEVSNAETILSQL from the coding sequence ATGATCCAAGTAAATGCGACTATGCCAACTGGGCAACTACAAGAATTAAAAGATGGTGAAATGATCAGTCATGATACTTCAGAACTTTTTGCTAATAAAAAAGTGGTAATGTTTGCCGTACCGGGTGCATTTACCCCAACCTGTTCAGCAGCACATTTACCTGGCTATGTGGTTTCAGCTGATGAATTAAAAACTAAAGGCATTGATGCCATTATTTGCTTGTCTGTTAATGACGCTTTTGTCATGGCAGCGTGGGGAACGGCGCAAAATGCTGAAAACCTGATGATGCTAGCGGATGGCGATGGTAGTTACACAAAAGCGCTAGGCCTTGAAATGGAAACCGCAGCATTTGGCGGCTTACGCTCGCAACGTTATTCAATGATCATCGACAACGGTGTGGTAACAAGCTTAAACATTGAAAAACCGCAAGAATTTGAAGTCAGTAACGCCGAAACCATTCTAAGCCAACTATAA
- the ftnA gene encoding non-heme ferritin — translation MLKPEMVKQLNNQINLEFYSSNLYLQMSAWCEEKGFEGAAMFMRKHAAEEMDHMTRLFTYVSETGALPILGTIDAPPHEFESLADVFEKTYQHECEITEHINSLAHQAFSNQDYSTFNFLQWYVAEQHEEETLFKSVLDKINLVGHDGHALFFVDKDLAEMAKASGGSIMTATAGQ, via the coding sequence ATGTTAAAACCTGAAATGGTTAAGCAGTTAAATAATCAGATCAACTTAGAATTTTATTCTTCAAACTTATACTTACAAATGAGTGCTTGGTGTGAAGAAAAAGGCTTTGAGGGTGCTGCGATGTTTATGCGTAAGCATGCTGCAGAAGAAATGGATCACATGACCCGTTTATTCACTTATGTTAGTGAAACCGGCGCACTACCTATTTTAGGCACCATTGATGCGCCACCACATGAATTTGAATCATTAGCCGATGTTTTCGAAAAAACTTATCAGCACGAATGTGAAATTACTGAACACATTAATAGCTTGGCGCACCAAGCGTTTAGTAATCAAGACTATTCTACCTTTAACTTTTTGCAATGGTATGTTGCTGAACAGCATGAAGAAGAAACCTTGTTTAAAAGTGTGTTAGATAAAATTAATTTGGTCGGTCACGACGGCCACGCATTATTTTTTGTTGATAAAGATTTAGCTGAAATGGCAAAAGCTAGCGGTGGTAGTATTATGACTGCAACAGCTGGCCAGTAA
- a CDS encoding efflux RND transporter permease subunit — protein MNLTRNALKNPAAIIVIVALVMVFGFMSVLKLPIQLTPDIEQPQITISTGWRSAAPAEMESVIIEPIENVVKNTQGVTKVTTNIQRGFGNITLAFDVGADMQRAMLDVINNLNQAPPLPLDAIEPVVSAGGGRGGPNTASLMIKTLPDNANTDLGLYQKLIEDVVKPRFSRIPGMGQVNLNSSRPRELRITFDPMRTASLGLSIADISSTIARASDVSAGVADVGRRQYTIRFSGQYSVENLTDMIISFSGDRPIYLKDVATVENTLVDRFGFNLRSGQPSYYFTLKRQNDANTVALLDEINIAIKELNAGPMKAAGLVIELSFDASVHIRNALELVQNNLGLGVLLALIILWLFLRGIRNTLIIAATIPVSLMVAFITLAAFDRSLNVISLAGLAFSVGLVLDAAIIVQENIVRLRSLGMDNNKAVMRGALQVTGALFASTATSVAIFLPILFMKGIEGQLFSDLALTLSIAVIASLVSAITIIPIASKYWLKADETPDPFAHYWEKLTHLVMRLTNSTTKRFSWIAALLGGSILVTMLMMPKTDFMPRAPTDGFFYSLNMPPGGNVDFIEHEFASLVKERLAPYLSGEKMPKIKSYNFYSYGSGSTGVFIYADDPTRVEELMQEVRTKVMANLPDTQVFIFRGSMINVSGGGNGRTIDIDIKGPDIESLMTVAQAGIDAINENMTGTTAFPNPSLSLSEPELKLVPNDQRISQAGLTRRDVANAIRAYTSGLFISEYFDGNDRVNVILRGKQWNTPDELASLPIHSPLAGVQTIGELTEITRTAGPTQLRRVDGKRTISLQVSPPADMSLEEALNSIQVSVLPSMNALLPADSSILLSGNANEMANAINDMLKNFVLALLILFLLMTALFKSAKDSLLVLLVMPMAVAGGVLALNLLNVFTFQSLDLMTMIGFIILLGLVVNNAILLVDQTREGEREGLSTHKAVAQAVRIRARPVYMSTLTSLFGMLPLMLMPGVGSEIYRGLATVIVGGMTVSAIFTLVLFPSLLRLSEKGATAAIDNSKNRVMLSQHH, from the coding sequence ATGAACTTAACGCGCAACGCTTTAAAAAATCCAGCGGCCATTATTGTCATTGTTGCTTTGGTCATGGTGTTTGGCTTTATGAGCGTGCTTAAATTGCCCATTCAATTAACTCCTGATATTGAACAACCACAAATTACTATTTCGACAGGCTGGCGCAGTGCAGCACCTGCCGAAATGGAATCAGTGATCATTGAACCCATTGAGAATGTTGTAAAAAACACTCAAGGAGTGACTAAGGTTACCACTAACATTCAACGCGGCTTTGGTAATATCACCCTCGCTTTTGACGTGGGTGCTGATATGCAGCGCGCTATGCTTGATGTGATTAATAACCTTAATCAAGCGCCGCCATTACCTTTAGATGCGATAGAGCCAGTCGTATCGGCTGGCGGTGGTCGCGGTGGTCCAAATACCGCGTCATTGATGATTAAAACCTTACCCGATAACGCCAATACAGATTTAGGCTTATATCAAAAGTTAATTGAAGATGTGGTTAAACCGCGTTTTTCGCGCATTCCAGGTATGGGGCAAGTTAACTTAAATAGCTCTCGCCCGCGTGAATTACGCATTACTTTTGATCCCATGCGTACTGCTTCTCTGGGCTTATCCATTGCCGATATCAGTTCAACTATTGCTCGTGCCAGTGATGTTTCTGCCGGTGTTGCCGATGTCGGTCGCCGACAATATACCATACGATTTTCTGGGCAATATAGCGTAGAAAATTTAACTGATATGATCATCAGTTTCAGTGGTGACCGACCTATCTATTTAAAAGATGTCGCTACCGTGGAAAATACCTTAGTTGACCGCTTTGGCTTTAATTTACGTAGCGGGCAACCTTCTTATTATTTCACCTTGAAGCGTCAAAACGATGCCAACACCGTTGCCTTGCTAGACGAAATTAATATTGCCATTAAAGAACTCAATGCTGGCCCAATGAAAGCCGCAGGTTTGGTCATAGAGCTTAGCTTTGATGCGTCAGTGCATATAAGAAATGCCCTAGAGCTGGTACAAAACAACTTAGGTTTAGGGGTATTACTGGCCTTAATTATTCTCTGGTTATTCTTACGCGGCATTCGTAATACGCTGATTATTGCTGCGACTATTCCGGTCTCATTAATGGTGGCATTTATCACCTTGGCGGCATTCGATCGCAGTTTGAACGTTATTTCACTGGCGGGTTTAGCCTTTTCTGTTGGTTTAGTTTTAGATGCGGCGATTATTGTGCAAGAAAATATTGTTAGGTTGCGCAGTTTAGGCATGGACAATAACAAAGCGGTTATGCGCGGAGCCTTGCAAGTAACGGGGGCGCTGTTTGCTTCAACCGCAACCAGTGTTGCGATATTTTTGCCGATTTTATTTATGAAAGGCATTGAAGGCCAGCTATTTTCTGATTTAGCACTGACACTTTCTATTGCCGTTATTGCTTCACTGGTCTCGGCCATCACTATTATTCCTATCGCCAGCAAATACTGGTTAAAAGCGGATGAAACGCCAGACCCTTTTGCCCACTATTGGGAAAAATTAACTCACTTAGTCATGCGATTAACCAATTCAACCACTAAGCGTTTTAGCTGGATAGCTGCCCTGCTCGGTGGCTCGATTCTGGTGACTATGCTGATGATGCCTAAAACCGACTTTATGCCTCGTGCCCCAACCGATGGCTTTTTTTACAGCCTGAATATGCCGCCAGGTGGTAACGTTGACTTTATTGAACATGAATTTGCTAGCTTAGTAAAAGAGCGTTTGGCGCCTTATTTAAGCGGTGAAAAAATGCCAAAAATAAAAAGTTATAACTTTTATTCTTATGGCTCAGGTTCAACAGGAGTTTTTATTTACGCTGATGACCCAACCCGCGTTGAAGAATTAATGCAAGAAGTCAGAACGAAAGTGATGGCTAATTTACCTGACACACAAGTATTCATATTTAGGGGTTCAATGATCAATGTTTCTGGCGGTGGTAATGGCCGCACTATTGATATCGACATTAAAGGTCCTGATATTGAAAGTTTAATGACCGTTGCTCAAGCGGGCATAGACGCTATTAACGAAAATATGACTGGCACAACTGCCTTTCCAAACCCTAGTTTGAGCTTATCTGAACCTGAACTTAAACTCGTGCCGAACGACCAACGTATTTCACAGGCAGGTTTAACGCGTCGTGACGTTGCTAATGCTATTCGCGCTTATACTAGCGGCCTGTTTATCAGTGAGTACTTCGATGGTAATGACCGCGTTAATGTGATTTTACGTGGTAAACAATGGAATACACCTGACGAACTTGCCTCTTTGCCGATTCATTCGCCATTAGCGGGTGTTCAAACCATTGGCGAGCTTACCGAAATAACCCGAACAGCGGGACCAACTCAATTACGTCGCGTTGACGGTAAACGTACCATTAGTTTGCAAGTTTCACCGCCAGCAGATATGTCGCTTGAAGAAGCATTGAACTCGATTCAAGTCAGCGTTTTACCTTCAATGAATGCTCTGCTGCCTGCTGACTCTTCTATTTTACTCAGTGGTAATGCCAATGAAATGGCTAATGCTATTAATGATATGTTGAAAAACTTTGTGCTAGCGTTACTGATTTTATTTTTATTGATGACGGCATTATTTAAGTCAGCCAAAGACAGCTTATTAGTGCTGCTTGTTATGCCAATGGCAGTCGCGGGCGGAGTCTTAGCGTTGAACCTATTGAATGTCTTTACGTTTCAATCACTCGATTTAATGACCATGATCGGCTTTATCATCCTCTTAGGTTTAGTGGTTAACAACGCGATTCTACTGGTTGATCAAACTCGGGAAGGTGAACGCGAAGGATTATCGACTCACAAAGCGGTTGCACAAGCCGTACGCATTCGCGCTAGACCAGTTTATATGAGTACGTTAACCAGTTTATTTGGTATGTTACCGCTGATGTTAATGCCAGGCGTTGGTAGTGAAATTTATCGTGGTTTAGCGACCGTTATTGTTGGCGGTATGACCGTTAGCGCTATTTTTACCTTAGTGCTATTTCCAAGTTTATTACGACTTAGTGAAAAAGGCGCAACAGCCGCTATTGATAACAGTAAAAACAGAGTAATGCTAAGCCAACATCATTAG
- a CDS encoding DUF4397 domain-containing protein: MSSKSHLFSTISSSTILLFASALVLAGCGGGDDNSDVGYVKFYNSSKNAPEILLTIDQDLQSDDDDDDGNYEVTFNGIEYTEALSNFEVEPNTYFYEMGWQDEDSNDRDDLALVAEGQITVSKDNIQLLVLTDDITSAQVETYNIAVVDDDEDEDDDLFNLRILNLHPDSAGVDVYMSESDETFNEATLVGQYNYKQLSDNQKFEQDEYIFYITKAGTEEVLFTSSDIDYAYPAQYVMIVRENNGSGNSPYGLDRMSSSSITEYLDTDSEARFRAYNAITEHDLIPNYTGTFDVYINGIDDEAEIKALERGHFSDTKIQDKGDYSLDLLIPNTAESLLSNHLLGLAENTNKTVFFYLNEEDVDLDGDGNVDENNDGIVDEIEVKIRSLVVNNSTRESIYDHQITMINLVDSDDFSLVNFYFVRSDETIETALYNRSAAYTQPESVYLQNNTYQVFAVAKVDSSDVILSSFELVLDEESEELFLIVEADINEPTGYRTEILKQTDDEEG, translated from the coding sequence ATGAGTTCTAAATCCCACTTGTTTTCAACTATTTCATCTTCAACTATATTGCTATTTGCATCGGCGTTAGTGCTTGCCGGTTGTGGCGGTGGTGATGACAATAGTGATGTCGGTTATGTGAAATTTTACAATAGTTCGAAAAATGCGCCCGAAATTTTGTTAACCATTGACCAAGATTTACAGTCAGATGACGATGATGATGATGGTAACTATGAAGTCACCTTTAATGGTATTGAATACACTGAAGCACTGAGTAACTTTGAGGTAGAACCGAATACTTATTTTTATGAAATGGGCTGGCAAGACGAAGACAGCAATGATCGTGATGATTTAGCACTGGTAGCAGAAGGACAAATAACGGTTAGTAAAGATAATATTCAATTATTGGTATTAACCGATGATATTACCTCAGCACAAGTGGAAACTTACAATATTGCCGTAGTTGATGACGATGAAGACGAGGATGATGATCTATTCAACTTACGGATATTAAATTTACACCCAGATTCTGCTGGCGTTGATGTTTACATGTCAGAGTCTGATGAAACTTTCAATGAAGCAACATTAGTTGGGCAATATAATTATAAGCAATTATCAGACAATCAAAAATTTGAGCAAGATGAATATATTTTCTATATCACCAAGGCTGGAACTGAAGAGGTGTTGTTTACTTCAAGTGATATTGATTACGCTTACCCTGCACAATATGTGATGATAGTGCGTGAAAACAATGGCTCTGGCAATTCACCTTATGGGCTTGATCGTATGTCAAGCTCATCAATAACTGAATATTTAGATACCGATTCAGAAGCAAGATTCAGAGCTTATAATGCGATTACTGAGCATGATTTGATACCGAATTACACAGGAACGTTCGACGTTTACATTAATGGTATTGATGATGAAGCGGAAATTAAAGCACTTGAGCGTGGGCATTTCAGTGACACAAAAATTCAAGATAAAGGTGATTACAGTTTAGATTTGTTAATTCCAAATACGGCTGAATCTTTGTTGAGCAATCATTTGTTAGGTTTGGCTGAAAATACCAATAAAACAGTATTCTTTTACTTAAATGAAGAAGATGTTGATCTTGATGGTGATGGCAATGTTGATGAAAACAATGACGGTATTGTTGATGAAATTGAAGTGAAAATTCGATCTCTTGTGGTTAATAACAGCACTCGAGAAAGTATCTACGATCATCAAATTACCATGATAAACCTGGTTGATAGCGATGATTTTAGTTTAGTTAATTTCTATTTTGTCCGCAGTGACGAAACCATAGAAACAGCATTGTATAATCGCAGTGCTGCTTATACTCAACCTGAATCTGTTTATCTTCAAAATAATACTTATCAAGTGTTTGCCGTAGCTAAAGTTGATAGTAGTGATGTTATCCTATCAAGCTTTGAGCTGGTACTTGATGAAGAGTCAGAAGAATTGTTTTTAATCGTTGAAGCTGATATTAATGAGCCAACCGGTTATCGTACAGAAATACTGAAACAAACTGATGACGAAGAAGGCTAA
- a CDS encoding methyl-accepting chemotaxis protein, giving the protein MRVSSFSKVSVIAVSLFAAVFLTTMYHVGNSLTISRAQLADYQALKSATTVSFYRTIAQYLQSGDAALLTRAQQQLARINQQSKKLNLPVLTANLEKNTAKLDHDISTKYRALGKLSGDPFVLLRNAEQSMLSLTFTLTEYAQQSKSLNSQQRLDYLVNCQLITKSLNELIHSREKFFITNTNIDTNSTGHINIINAELKNLITKLAKMPALAIYAEIDEDDFFADEENSEDLADEVIDELRSLSNRYLSEFNSTSTLKLNSQQGLQQLIADVEILEQIILTGETTIVDEQKELNQQLMLIVIGLTTFLIFFLVANYALQRTVILNPLRKLRDSFVALVEQGKVDNIEGISVKTELGEISSSFNQMVNKLANDDRQKAHQLDLVANALKAMESQVQNIYQSSASTSEHVQGARQIMAALGQATETVNDLSGQVVNNAQATQQAMEASQARVGQVLQASESTNIAAQQSKDAITSLSQSVNSVTSIVDVIAAIADQTNLLALNAAIEAARAGEHGRGFSVVADEVRQLAGKTQESLQQISAKLEQLQSATNSIQSTIIDIETASANQQSIADELQKTAIEVTEQAKFSAEVALNTLQQITLQREHFITFETAMSNVDQEVSQSQQLAENIAQDVNSHVSGISETLQQAS; this is encoded by the coding sequence GTGCGGGTTTCAAGTTTTTCAAAAGTATCAGTGATCGCGGTTAGTTTATTTGCCGCCGTTTTTTTAACCACCATGTACCATGTCGGTAATTCACTCACTATTAGTCGCGCACAACTCGCCGACTACCAAGCCCTAAAATCAGCAACTACTGTTAGCTTTTATCGTACCATTGCACAATACTTACAATCTGGCGATGCAGCTTTACTAACTAGGGCACAACAGCAATTGGCGCGGATCAACCAACAAAGCAAAAAACTCAATTTACCCGTTCTAACCGCTAATCTTGAAAAAAACACCGCAAAACTGGATCATGACATAAGCACTAAATATCGTGCCTTAGGCAAACTGAGTGGTGACCCATTTGTGTTACTTCGTAATGCTGAGCAAAGCATGTTGTCGCTAACCTTTACCCTCACTGAATATGCACAACAAAGCAAAAGCTTAAACTCGCAACAACGCCTTGATTACTTAGTCAATTGCCAGCTAATTACCAAAAGCTTAAATGAGTTGATCCACAGCCGAGAAAAATTCTTTATCACCAATACTAATATCGATACCAATAGTACTGGCCATATAAACATTATCAACGCAGAATTAAAAAATCTAATAACTAAGCTAGCAAAAATGCCGGCGTTAGCTATATATGCTGAAATTGACGAAGATGATTTTTTTGCTGATGAAGAAAACAGTGAAGATTTAGCAGACGAAGTGATCGATGAGCTAAGGTCACTTAGCAATAGGTACCTTAGCGAGTTTAACAGCACCTCAACACTTAAGCTAAACAGCCAACAAGGGCTTCAACAGTTAATTGCTGATGTCGAAATATTAGAGCAAATCATACTGACCGGTGAAACTACCATTGTTGATGAGCAAAAAGAATTAAATCAACAATTAATGTTAATTGTTATCGGTTTAACAACATTTTTAATATTTTTTTTAGTGGCTAATTATGCCTTACAGCGCACGGTTATTTTAAATCCACTACGCAAATTACGCGATAGCTTTGTCGCCTTAGTCGAACAAGGTAAGGTTGATAACATTGAAGGGATTTCGGTTAAAACCGAACTGGGTGAAATATCTTCAAGCTTTAATCAAATGGTTAATAAGCTCGCTAACGATGATCGACAAAAAGCCCACCAGCTTGATCTGGTTGCTAATGCCCTAAAAGCGATGGAAAGCCAAGTACAAAATATCTATCAATCTTCCGCCAGCACCAGTGAGCATGTACAAGGCGCACGTCAAATTATGGCAGCACTTGGGCAAGCTACTGAAACAGTAAACGACTTATCAGGCCAAGTGGTTAACAATGCGCAAGCCACTCAGCAAGCAATGGAGGCGAGTCAAGCACGCGTCGGACAAGTATTACAAGCCAGTGAGTCAACCAATATTGCTGCACAACAAAGTAAAGACGCAATAACCTCACTTTCGCAATCAGTTAACAGCGTAACCTCGATTGTTGATGTTATCGCCGCCATTGCTGACCAAACCAATTTACTGGCATTAAATGCCGCTATTGAAGCCGCTAGAGCAGGAGAACACGGCCGAGGGTTTTCTGTCGTTGCCGATGAAGTCAGACAATTAGCTGGGAAAACACAAGAGTCATTACAACAGATTTCAGCCAAACTCGAACAATTACAAAGTGCAACTAACTCGATTCAATCCACCATTATTGACATAGAAACCGCCTCCGCCAATCAGCAGAGCATTGCTGATGAATTACAAAAAACGGCTATTGAAGTTACTGAACAAGCAAAATTTTCTGCTGAAGTTGCCTTAAACACACTGCAACAAATCACCCTACAGCGAGAACATTTCATTACCTTTGAAACCGCAATGAGCAATGTCGATCAAGAAGTTAGCCAATCACAACAATTAGCAGAAAATATTGCACAAGACGTTAATAGCCATGTTTCGGGTATTAGCGAAACCTTGCAACAAGCTAGCTAA
- a CDS encoding NAD(P)/FAD-dependent oxidoreductase — MIFSDVVIIGAGAAGLMAAATAGYRGRSVTVLDMGKKPGRKILISGGGRCNFTNENASPENYLCQNPHFTKSALSRYSAQDFIELVDRHGLNYHHKTLGQLFCDNSAQDIVDILMTECEWAGVDIALRSEVISVNKSDTGYEIVTTSESYQCESLVIASGGLTMPKLGASPIAYKVAEQFGLNVLPTTAALVPFTLHDHDKQKFDGLSGISLPTEVSSEDGTTFNENILFTHRGLSGPAILQISSFWHAGQAVTINLLPESPVDILLNDWRETSGQKSLKNMLATVLPKRFVEALVKQKDITDKAINQISNDEITYLGQYLHQWQIKPNGTEGYRTAEVTLGGVDTDELSSKTFEAKKAKGLFFIGEAIDVTGWLGGYNFQFAWSSGMACGQAV; from the coding sequence TTGATATTTTCTGACGTAGTTATTATTGGTGCGGGTGCAGCAGGCTTAATGGCCGCAGCTACCGCTGGCTATCGAGGCCGTAGTGTTACCGTACTAGACATGGGGAAAAAACCGGGCCGAAAAATATTAATTTCTGGCGGCGGCCGATGTAATTTCACTAACGAAAACGCTAGCCCTGAAAACTACCTTTGCCAAAATCCGCACTTTACTAAATCAGCGCTTAGCCGCTATAGCGCACAAGATTTTATCGAACTTGTTGACCGTCATGGTCTGAATTATCACCATAAAACCTTAGGGCAATTATTCTGTGATAATAGCGCTCAAGACATTGTCGATATATTGATGACCGAATGTGAATGGGCAGGTGTCGATATTGCCTTGCGTAGCGAAGTCATCTCAGTCAACAAAAGTGATACGGGTTATGAAATTGTCACAACAAGCGAAAGCTATCAATGTGAGTCATTAGTTATTGCTTCTGGTGGCCTTACTATGCCGAAATTAGGCGCTAGCCCAATAGCTTATAAAGTTGCTGAGCAATTTGGCCTCAATGTTTTACCTACCACCGCAGCATTAGTCCCTTTTACTTTGCATGATCACGATAAACAGAAGTTTGACGGCCTGTCTGGAATTAGTCTACCGACAGAGGTTAGCAGTGAAGATGGCACCACATTCAATGAAAACATCTTATTTACTCATCGTGGTTTGTCGGGCCCTGCCATTTTGCAAATATCATCATTTTGGCATGCTGGGCAAGCGGTAACCATCAACTTGCTACCGGAATCACCTGTTGATATATTGCTCAATGACTGGCGTGAAACTAGTGGTCAAAAATCACTAAAAAATATGCTCGCCACTGTTTTACCCAAACGCTTTGTTGAAGCATTAGTCAAACAAAAAGACATAACAGATAAAGCCATCAATCAAATCAGTAATGACGAAATTACCTATCTAGGGCAATATTTACATCAATGGCAAATCAAACCTAACGGCACTGAAGGTTACCGTACAGCAGAAGTAACCTTAGGTGGTGTCGATACCGACGAATTATCATCAAAAACTTTTGAAGCAAAAAAAGCAAAAGGCTTATTTTTTATTGGTGAAGCAATCGACGTCACCGGCTGGTTAGGCGGCTACAACTTTCAGTTTGCGTGGAGTAGTGGCATGGCGTGTGGGCAGGCGGTTTAG